The segment cagctcttttctagttttcttataaaggtttttgtgtcaaGGGTTTTTTAAATGTTGAGTTATTGAAATGACCGATCCAATTTTTAGGCCCACCACATACGTAACTATGTAATTTATCGTTGATATACTTTGGGTTGCAATAATTTATATCAATCCATATTATAGCTACGTGTTTGCTGGGCTTTATGTTCATCAGTAGACTTCTTTtgagtgatgatgatgatgattgctaagtaacattttgaaaatccttGTCAGTATAGGgcgctctctgttacgtaatcccatacaaatgacaaggacaaaaaagtcagtgggcgttcaccattttgagtcaccaaccaatcacaaacgaatctatgttttcgaattgaatttcgaatgtttcttgaaaacatgtttgtaatTGGttacatcaatcaatcaatcagcctgtttgcgtccactgctggacatagtccTTCCTGAGAGCGCGCCACAACACACGattctccgccttcctcatccacccacttcccgctatcttcttaaggtcgtcagtccaacgcgtcggaggtcgtcccacactgcgcttgggATTGGTTGGTGACCAGAGGCGAGCAAAGAATTTAGAGTCAGAGTACGCATTCAATAGGCAGGAACTTACTGTGTGGCAAGTCATATTGCAAATCAGCATTGAACcattacaactagggtaagcagtgctgttatgcctctatgaactgcacgccactgatggtgactcaaaatggttaacgctcaCTGAGtttttcgtctctgtcatttgtatgtgattacgtaacagagagagccttatactaacttctttccgtggatagagctTGACTATAATACTCACGTGACACAAGGCAGTGATCCATACAGCCTGTTTTGTCGTATGTACGCTAGAACGCCATCGTCTGTCAGATACTTCGCACTTTCCCCGCGTCTCAGCAACCGTCGTATGACGGTCGAGCTGACTTCGTTCGTTATATAGTTCGTCATAAGGATTACATTTTTCTGGAAATTTCCAAAAACAATAGCAATTAAgtatttatcaaataaaaaccggccaagtgcgggcCCGACTCACGCACCAAGGGTTTTGTAAACGGGtcttttgcacgataaatcaaaaagccgttttatatgatactccacttggtatagttatcttactgtaCTTTCTATCTTCCttccagtacattctaaaacggacttttatttatttttatgcctaatagtttttgatttgtcgtgtaAGATGTCGGCAAAAATACTCTTGTACGGAacccggtgcgcgagtctgactcgcacttggccggttttttattcagatacaagttagcacttgactgcaatctcacctggtggtaagtgatgatgcagtctaagagtTGTTTTGCTCgtgaactgactgactgactcacccTATGTTTGTAGAGCATGTCGGACTCGTATATGAACCGGCCGGGGTCGCTGCCCGCTCTCGACACCACCACTAAGCCGTGCCCACCCACTATCGTTTCTATCTGGAAGTAATACAtcactagaatagaatagaatacattatTCAAGttgacttttacaagtgcttttgaatcatcaaaataattcaccactggttcggaatgccgttcctaccgagaagaaccagcaagaaactcggcggttgctcttttcgactgttcaatttacaataatataccatactatacaagcaattgcagaatgcgcattgctggagcgagtcaaatccatgcttttttatcatttacataatcttcgattgtataatatgctttttcaggagcatactcaTTTTTCTGCCTCAGGTCATCTGTCTGTTGTTGACTTTTAACAAATCGTCCGAGTTACTTACATCCTCGTCCGACCATAGTTCAGGTGTAGCGAAGGATTTTCAGTAAATCAGCGCCATATAATAATTTGTTAGTGACTGCATTGGGTCGTCCCGctcaatacctacctactgtagaCTTTAACAATTCGTCCGAGTTACTTACATCCTCGTCCGACCACAGACCAGGTGTAGCGAAGGATTCTAGCAAATCGGCGCCGCATAACAGTTTAATAGTGATCGTATCATCTTCTATATTCCCGTTTAGTTTCTGCCTCAGATCATCCGGTTCGTCTATACTGTTGACGTTGAGAATATCATCCGGGAGCCAGGCTGGAGCGTCTGTGGTATTCATGTTGAGTTGAGCGAGGTAATTGTTTATGgtttcctgaaaaaaaaaaaacacattctgGATTATTCTGTCAGGGACAGCGATTTGAATGTCTACAGGATTTGTAATAAgttttatatagtttatttacgcacgaagaTGCCTCcctaaactttaaaataaattcaattttactatattcaTTGTTTAAGGGCATAGATAATGAAGAGATAAATTGatgtaattcaaattcaaaatatttttattcaatcagacttttacaagtacttttgaatcgtcaagagcatctactactggttcggaatgcctttcctaccgagaagaaccagcaagaaactcggcggttgctttatTTCAAAGATTAATGAATAGAATAATAGGTGTAATACGTTTGTATCGATAAGCGCGTCAGAAGTGTACCTATAAAGGAATGTACGTAAGTATGTAATTTGCAATAGAGAAATTAAATTCTACGACAAATGTTTTCTTTGGCGAAGGTATCACATTTACGAGCCAAGGTTAACTAATTAGGTTTGATATCAAAGTAGGCATGTTTATGTGTACCCGTCCGCGATGTAACCTAGCCTTCAAGGTCGTCCTTGGTGCGTTATCGATTGCCTGAGACCTGAGTCACGAATGCATCGCTATTTTACTATTCCTAATGTAAATGGaacttttttttcctctctcgtctggcttaacaaagattagccaatgtcaagtttgtcttcttctttgtcgtaacactcttggtagagcggtcgtggtcatcacgaggtaacgtttttgggggcagatgttatacacCTCAccagcattcgccacttctccctgctggtcgacAGCGCCCACAGCGGACTCAATTTGATCGGTCAAGTTTGTAGTCATTTACAAGTTAgcgaaactatataagtatggacttcgtctgtgccggtgctcgccgacacacgcgcggcacccctttagagagCTGTCCAGtcgttccaccaccaaaaacaccagtaaaacacaaaacccggccacttccaacaaaaaaaaaaaacactccaaaaaagcagagcacgcgcgccagcaaacgccaacacagacgaagtccggaaCTTTCTTTCTAATTCCCAATTAGGGtgttttctagggttccgtactacccAAAGagtaaaacggagccctattaatgtcactctgctgtccgtctgtctgtccgcgtgtcaacGTTCTTACCTATTACGTTCATGATATACAGCCCACTGACGGACAGATGAACGGACAGAGGAAGATTAGTAATAGGACACTGTTGGCATTCTTCAGGTGAGTAAAATTATTTGGCGTTTCATATCAAAGTAGGCGTATTTATGTATACCCGTCCGCGATGTAACCTAGCCTTCAAGGTCGTCCTTGGTGCGTTATCGATTGGCTGGGACCTGAGTCACGAATGCATTTACGCTATTTTAGTATTCCTAATGTAAACGGAACTTTCCTTCTACTCACCGATTAACGACTATAACGACCCACCCCGGTTTCGCTTGCGTGTGCACCTAATTTCTGCAAATTATTTCTTGGTGGATGTCTATATCATAATAGTTATATGTATGCCAGATTTCAacccatccagtagtttgaactgtttATTGacagattagtcagtcagtcagctcttcctttttaacccccgaccccaaaagagggatgttataagtttgacgtgtgtatctgtctgtggcattgtagctcctaaactaatgaaccgattttaattaagttttttttgtttgaaaggtggctcgatcgagagtgttcttagctataatccaaggaaatcggttcagccgtttgaaagttatcagatcttttctagttattactgtaacctcacttgtcgggggtgttataaatttttaatttacgcttgtataCATATTTTGAAGAAAATGAGAAGATTACCTGATGGTACTGCAGCGACAGTTTGGTCCGCGTCCACCCGGACTGCTGCGTCTCCCACTCCGAGACCTTGATCCATCCCGACGATCTCAGAGCCAATTTTAGCATTGCTATCCTACAACATATAATGTTTTAATAAGtaatctataccaagtaaagactttgtcgttgacctcgaggtcTCGACCCTggtgctgtaaggaattgcattcctaaatcctggtgatcccacgggacttttaaaagaTCATCCGTTCAAAtgtttttacgaaatttggtcTGGATTACGGATTCCGATAGGCTACTTTTGCCCTGGaaactcaaaagttcccacaggatttttaaaacttaaatccacgcgagcgaagctgcgggcatcatctagtcaataATGATAACCTAGTTGCCAAGATTTCGGCCTTCTATTAGGAATCAGGAGATttgtaggagaaccaaa is part of the Maniola jurtina chromosome 24, ilManJurt1.1, whole genome shotgun sequence genome and harbors:
- the LOC123877850 gene encoding nicotinamide/nicotinic acid mononucleotide adenylyltransferase 3 isoform X2, whose amino-acid sequence is MSQGKIILMACGSFSPPTFMHLRMFEIAKDYIHSLGIGTIVGGIMSPVHDAYGKKDLVAAHHRIAMLKLALRSSGWIKVSEWETQQSGWTRTKLSLQYHQETINNYLAQLNMNTTDAPAWLPDDILNVNSIDEPDDLRQKLNGNIEDDTITIKLLCGADLLESFATPGLWSDEDIETIVGGHGLVVVSRAGSDPGRFIYESDMLYKHRKNVILMTNYITNEVSSTVIRRLLRRGESAKYLTDDGVLAYIRQNRLYGSLPCVTEYNILNEMIANYDKRSPQDIIMTSPEETSFKNILISIRDKPSIIDETITVKRPKKSNFLLPSHTDCISPTMDPKPKIAYLDKVPSTYVPGKAVKIVSDVTKHALKDEKGGGCAL
- the LOC123877850 gene encoding nicotinamide/nicotinic acid mononucleotide adenylyltransferase 1 isoform X3 — translated: MSQGKIILMACGSFSPPTFMHLRMFEIAKDYIHSLGIGTIVGGIMSPVHDAYGKKDLVAAHHRIAMLKLALRSSGWIKVSEWETQQSGWTRTKLSLQYHQETINNYLAQLNMNTTDAPAWLPDDILNVNSIDEPDDLRQKLNGNIEDDTITIKLLCGADLLESFATPGLWSDEDIETIVGGHGLVVVSRAGSDPGRFIYESDMLYKHRKNVILMTNYITNEVSSTVIRRLLRRGESAKYLTDDGVLAYIRQNRLYGSLPCVTEAAARCS
- the LOC123877850 gene encoding nicotinamide/nicotinic acid mononucleotide adenylyltransferase 1 isoform X4, yielding MSQGKIILMACGSFSPPTFMHLRMFEIAKDYIHSLGIGTIVGGIMSPVHDAYGKKDLVAAHHRIAMLKLALRSSGWIKVSEWETQQSGWTRTKLSLQYHQETINNYLAQLNMNTTDAPAWLPDDILNVNSIDEPDDLRQKLNGNIEDDTITIKLLCGADLLESFATPGLWSDEDIETIVGGHGLVVVSRAGSDPGRFIYESDMLYKHRKNVILMTNYITNEVSSTVIRRLLRRGESAKYLTDDGVLAYIRQNRLYGSLPCVTI